The DNA sequence CTCTATCCTGGAGTCAATTGTGTATGGATCAGTGCCGTGCGCTGCATTAAGTGAGAGCAGTATCAGGAATGCGATTGTCATTACTATCTGGCCGGCATCTGTATAACCTGCTGTAATCGGGCCGCCGAAAGCCTTCAGTGTGGACCATTCCAGTGTCGAGTATATCATTCCTCCAATATAGGCGGTTTTCCTGGCAATGCCGAAGAGAAGTGCTGCTGCCAGCAGGGATTCAGCAATAATTATCGTGTAATAATAGACCAAGGGTGCCGTCGTCACCTGTGATATCCAGAAACTGTACCACCCGTTAAGATAGGCAGGCTGACCAGAAGCAGCTCCGATCAGCGTTGTTTTCAGCGACGAAGGTGTGTTGTATGCGATTGCCATGTATGTTTCTGCAGCAAATACTATTCCGAATAGGATGGCCGACAGCCTGCTGATCTTCATTGCATTTCTGCCGAAGAAGCCAAATTTAGATCCGCGGCTTCCCGACCTGATTTCTGCGATTTTTGACCAGTTTCTGTATTTTCTTTCTATCAATTTATCAAGCGTGTATATATCAGGGCCGAATGTTGCATTGAGTGCTATAATGAGGAGGAAACTGATCGCGTAAACATCTGCAGCCCCTGTTACGAGCGATCCTGGACCGTATGG is a window from the Candidatus Sysuiplasma jiujiangense genome containing:
- a CDS encoding DoxX family protein, encoding MQEEVEHKKSRGMNDNANEESPDTVVSSNIRRNSLLLARISAIVFGILWLYDGFFKFWNNLYIYMPSAIQSAGVGQPSYLNGWFSFWYHIVVSNPILFTWMTGILELSLGFALIAGFARKLAYFGGIILAFIIWSVPEGFGGPYGPGSLVTGAADVYAISFLLIIALNATFGPDIYTLDKLIERKYRNWSKIAEIRSGSRGSKFGFFGRNAMKISRLSAILFGIVFAAETYMAIAYNTPSSLKTTLIGAASGQPAYLNGWYSFWISQVTTAPLVYYYTIIIAESLLAAALLFGIARKTAYIGGMIYSTLEWSTLKAFGGPITAGYTDAGQIVMTIAFLILLSLNAAHGTDPYTIDSRIERKVGFWNKVAEM